CGCGCCATCGCATGGCCGCGCTCGGCGGCGATGCCGAACCAGGTCAGGGCCAGCGCCGGATCGCGCTCGATGCCGTGGCCGTCGAGGAGGATCTGGCCGAGCAGCGCCTGGGCTTCCAGCTCGCCGTCGCGGGCCGCGGCGAGGATCAGCCGGGCCGCCTGGCGCGGGTTGTCGGCGAGCTGGCCGCTGAGGTCGTCAACGGCGATTTCTTCGGTACGACGCAGGACGAAACTCATGGGCGGTCAGACATCCACCCAGCGGCGCAGCAGGTTGTGGTAGGTGCCGGTCAGTTCCACCAGCGCGGGGTGGTCGGGCACGTCGCGGGTCAGCGCCTGGATCGACTGGTCCATCTGGAACAGCAGGGCGCGCTGGCTGTCCTCGCGCACCAGGCTCTGGGTCCAGAAGAACGAGGCGATGCGCGCGCCACGGGTCACCGGGTTGACCTTGTGCAGGCTGGTGGCGGGGTAGAGCACCAGGTCGCCCGCCGGCAGCTTCACCTGCTGGGTGCCGTAGGTGTCCTGGATCACCAGTTCGCCGCCGTCGTAGTCCTCGGGGTCGCTGAAGAACAGTGTCGAGGACACGTCGGTGCGCACCCGTTCGCGGCCGCCGTGGGTGTCGCGCACGGTGTTGTCGATATGGAAGTCGAACGAGCCGCCGCCGGTGTAGCAGTTGAACAGCGGCGGGAAGACCTTGTTCGGCAGCGCGGCGGACTGGAACAGCGGGTTGCTCCACAGGCGCTGCAGCATGGCTTCGCCGATCTCGCGGGCCAGCGGGTGGTCCAGCGGCAGTTGCAGGTTGTGCTTGGCGCGGGCCGACTGGTAGCCGGCGGTGGCCTTGCCGTCGGCCCATTCGGCCTGTTCCAGGGCGGCGCGGATGCGCGCCACTTCCTCGCGGGTAAAGATGCCGGGAATGTGCAGCAGCATGGGACGGTTCCGTCGGTGCCTGGGGAAGTGCCAATGATAATGATTTGCAACAGACGGCTACAACTGTCCGTTTTGTCGCGGAGCGGTCACAAAGTGTAAATCTTGTAAATCATCTGCGTTTGAGAATATCTGGTAATTGATACAAATTCTTAATTGCACTAGATTGCGCGGCCTTCATGAGCCCCTGGGGAGGGATTTGCAATGTCGCGCCAATCGTCCGATCTCGCCGGCAACACGCCGCGCCTTCTGGCATCCGCCGTCGGTGTCGCCATCACCGCCATGTCCGGCAGCCACCTGGCCCATGCCGCCGATTCCTCGGAAAAGAAACCAAGCCAGGACGTGCTGTCCCTGGACGCCGATACCGTCGTCGGCACCCAGCAGGACCCGACCACCTACAACGTCGAGAAGTCCGCGTCGAAGAAATACACCGCCCCGCTGCTGGATACGCCGCGTTCGGTGACCGTGGTGCCGCAGCAGGTGATCAAGGACACCGGCGCGCTGACCCTGCAGGACGCCCTGCGCACCGTGCCGGGCATCACCTTCGGCGCCGGCGAGGGCGGCAACCCGACTGGCGACCGTCCGTTCATCCGTGGCTTCGACGCGCAGAGCGACACCTACGTCGATGGCGTCCGCGATACTGGCGCGCAATCCCGCGAGGTCTTCAACCTCGAGCAGATCGAAGTCAGCAAGGGCCCGAACTCGGCCTTCGGCGGCCGTGGTTCGGCCGGCGGCAGCCTGAACCTGATCAGCAAGCAGGCCAAGGCCGGCAACTTCACCGACGGCAGCTTCACCTACGGTTCCGACCAGACCCGCCGCTACACCCTGGACACCAATCAAGAGTTCCTCGACGGCAACGCCGCCTTCCGCCTGAACCTGATGACCCACGACCAGAACGTTGCCGGCCGTCAGGCGGTGGACGCCAGCCGCTGGGGCATCGCGCCGTCCGTGACCTTCGGCCTCAATGGCCCGACTCGCGTCACCGTCAGTCACTACCACCTGGAAAGCGACGACACCCCGGACTCGGGCATCCCGTACGCCAAGAGCGCCGACCGCAGCAAGCACAACCCGGACAAGCCGGTGAACGTCGACCGCGACAACTACTACGGCCTGGAAGACCGCGACTTCTCCAAGAGCCGCGTGGACACCAGCACCATCACCGTCGAGCACGACTTCAACGACAATCTGAGCCTGCGCAACACCACGCGCTACGGCACCAGCCACATCGACTACATCTGGACCCAGCCGGACGACAGCCAGGGCAACATCAACAACGGCAGCGTGTGGCGGCGCAACAACAACCGCGTCGGGACCACCACCACCGCGACCAACCAGACCGACCTGTTCGGCGAGTTCTACCTGGCAGGCTTCAAGAACAGCTTCACCACCGGCCTCGAGTTCACCCGTGAGGACAGCAAGCGCGACGGCTACACGGTCGACACCAACACCGGCCTGAACAACAACAAGTGCAACCCGTCGATCATCGGCGCGCCCAGCGGCTACAACTGCACCAGCCTGGAAAACCCGAACCCGCACGATCCGTGGAACGGCAGCATCACCCGCAACTACAAGCCGCTGAACACCGTCGGCACCACCAAGGCCATCTACGGTTTCGACACCATCGACCTGAACGAGCAATGGCAGGTCAACCTCGGCGTGCGCTTCGACAGCTTCGAGACCACCGCGAAGAACCACAACGCATCGCCCGCCAGCAAGCTCGAAGACAGCTCCAACTTCTGGAACTGGCAGGCCGGCGTGGTCTACAAGCCGGCGCCCAACGGCAGCATCTACGCCTCCTACGCCACCTCGGCGACGCCGCCGGGCAGCATGCTGGACAACGGCGACAGTTCCAACGCGGTCGACGCCTTTGCGGTGAAGAACAGCCTCGAGCCGGAAGAGACCACTAACTACGAGATCGGCACCAAGTGGAACTTCCTCGACGAGCGCCTGGAACTGACTGCCGCGATCTTCCGCACCGACAAGGACAACGCGCGCATCCTGGTGGCGCCGCAGACCTACGACAACGCCGGTGAGTCCCGCGTCGACGGCCTGGAACTGAGCGCCAGCGGCAAGCTGACCGACAAGTGGAAGGTCTTCGCCGGCTACAGCTACCTCGACAGCGAACTGGTGAAAGCCGGTCGCGCCGGCCGTAACGGCAACATCAACGCCAGCGCGCCGTCCAACAACGGCAACCAGATGCCCAACACGCCGAAGAACAGCTTCAGCCTGTGGACCACCTACGACATCCTGCCCAACGCCACCATTGGCGGCGGCACCTTCTATGTCGACAAGGTCTACGGCGACGTGGCCAACACCATGTACGTCCCGGACTACTGGCGCTACGACGCGATGGCCGCCTACAAGCTGACCAAGAACGTCGACTTCCAGCTCAACGTGCAGAACGTCTTCGACAAGAAGTACTTCGACAAGGCCTACGCCTCGCACTACGCGAACCAGGCGGCCGGCCGCACCGTGCTGCTGTCCACCAACTTCCACTTCTAAGGCTCGCCTGCTGGCGAACCACCCCGGCCGACGCTCCTCGGCCGGGGTTTTTGTTTGTTGGCCGCCAGGTTTGGGTAAAGGTTGTAAAAATCGGCTGCATTTGCGAGCTGTTCTCAATAAAATTCCGCCCCGCGCGAAGGGCGGCATGACGTGAGGCCACGGTGTTGAAGAAAGTCTGGTTCCAGTTGCATTGGCTGTTCGGCATCAGCGCCGGTTTGGTGCTGGCGCTGATGGGCCTGAGCGGGGCGATGCTGTCGTTCCAGGACGAAATCCTGCGCGCCGTGAATCCCGCCAGCCTCACCGTGGAAAAGCGCGCCGAGGGCACGTTGCCGATGGACGAACTGATCCATCGGGTGGAGAGCGCCGAGCCGGGCAAGAAAGTCGCCTTCGTCTGGGTGACCCTCGACGGCGACCAGGCCAGCCGCCTCTTCTACACGCCCAAGCCGGGCCAGCGCCGGGGCGAATCGCGCTACGTCGACCCGTACACCGCCCAGTTCCTGCCGGCGCCCAGGGGCGAAGGCTTCTTCAACTTCGTCATGCAGCTGCACCGCTTCCTCGCCGCGGGCGAGCTGGGCAAACAGGTCACCGCCGCCAGTACGCTGATCCTGCTCTACCTGTGCCTCTCCGGCCTGTACCTGCGCTGGCCGCGCAAGGCCCTGAACTGGCGCGCCTGGCTGACCTTCGACTGGGCCAAGAAGGGCCGGGCGTTCAACTGGGACCTGCATGCCGTGGCCGGTACCTGGTGCCTGGCGTTCTACCTCCTGGCAGCCCTGAGCGGCCTGTACTGGTCCTACGACTGGTACCGAGGCGGCCTGTTCAAGCTGCTCGACGACACCCCGGCCGGCCAGCCCAAGGGGCTGCGTGGCGGCAAGCGCGGCCCGGCGCCCAAGGGCCCGCCGCCGGAGGTCGATGCAAGCGCCGTCTGGGCCACCATCGAGCAGACCGGCGGCGCCGCGATGACCGCCTACAACCTGCGCCTGCCGCCGGTGAAAGGCCAGCCGGCAACCGTCTTCTACCTCCTCGACGACGCCGCCCACGAGCGCGCCTTCAACGAAATGACCATCGACCCGGCCAGCGGCAAGCTCCTGGCCGACAAGCGCTACACCGACAGTTCCTTCGGCAAGCAACTGCTGACCAGCGTCTATGCCCTGCACGTGGGCAGCTATTTCGGCCTCGCCGGGCGCATCCTGATGATGCTGGCGAGCCTGTCGATGCCGCTGTTCTTCATCACCGGCTGGCTGCTCTACCTCGACCGCCGCCGCAAGCAGCGCGCGGCCCAGGCCGCCCGTGGCGAGCTCGACACGCGTACGCTCGTCGGCGACGCCTGGCTGGTGGGCTACGCCAGCCAGAGCGGCCTCGCCGAGCAACTGGCCTGGCAGAGCGCCGGGCAATTGCAGGCCGCCGGCCTGCCGGTGCGCGTCGAGCCGCTGGCGAAGCTGGACCGCGCGCAACTGGAGCAGACCCGCAACGCGCTGTTCGTGGTCAGCACCTTCGGCGACGGCGAGGCCCCGGACAACGCCCGTGGCTTCGAGCGCCACCTGCTGGGCCAGAGCCTGGGGCTGGGCGACCTGCGCTATGCCGTCCTTGCCCTCGGCGATCGCCAGTACGAGCACTTCTGTGGCTTCGCCCGTCGCCTGCAAGGCTGGCTGCAAGGACAGGGCGCGCGGGCGCTGTTCGATGGCGTCGAGGTGGACAATGGCGATGCCGCCGCGCTGCACGACTGGCAGCGGCGCCTTGCCGAACTTTCCGGCGCCGCGCCGCAGGCCGCGTTCAGCGCGCCGGCCTTCGAAGTCTGGACGCTGGCTGGCCGCGAGCACCTCAATCCGGGCAGCCAGGGCGAACCCACCTGGCTGCTGCGCCTGGCCGCGCCGAACGATTCGCGGATCGACTGGAGCGCCGGCGACCTGGTGGAGATCGCCCCGCGCCAACCGGCGTTCCTGGTCGAGGCCTGGCTGGATCGCCTCGGCCTGGACGGCGGTTCGACCATCCAGGCCGAGGGGATCGCCACCTCGCTGAAGATCGCCCTGGCCGGCTGCCTGCTGCCGGGTAACCTCGAACACCTGGTAGGCCTGCATGGCCAGGCGGTGTACGACGCGTTGATCAAGCTGTCCGTGCGCCAGTACTCCATCGCCTCGTTGCGCAGCGATGGCGCGCTGGAGCTGATCGTGCGCCAGGAACAGCACGCCGACGGCTCGCTGGGCATCTGCTCCGGCTGGCTCACCGCGTACCTGCCGGAGGGCGGCAACCTGCTGCTGCGCCTGCGGCGCAACCGCAGCTTCCACCTGTGCGAGGCGGATCGCCCGCTGATCCTGATCGGCAACGGCACGGGCCTGGCCGGGCTGCGCAGCCTGCTGCGCGCCAGCATCGCCGAAGGCCGCCGGCGCAATTGGCTGCTGTTCGGCGAGCGCAACCTCGCCCACGACTTCTACTGCCGCGAGGAACTGGAAAGCGCGCTGGCACGGGGCGAACTGCAGCGCCTGGACGTCGCCTTCTCCCGCGACCAGGCCGAGAAGGTCTACGTGCAGGACCGCCTGCGCGCCAGCGGTGAAGTGCTCGCCCAATGGCTGGACGAGGGTGCGCTGATCTACGTCTGCGGCAGCCTGCAGGGCATGGCCGAAGGCGTCGACCGCGCGCTGCGCGAGATGCTTGGCGATGCCCAGGTCGAGGAGTTGCTGGAGACCGGGCGCTACCGGCGCGACGTTTATTGATCCGGCGTCGAGCGTAGCCAGTCGCGACGACGTGACGAGCTTTTTTATAGGAGCGAGCTTGCTCGCGAACAGATATCCCGGCAGCTCCGGAGCTGGGTCGGTTCGCGAGCAAGCTCGCTCCTACAGGGAAAGACCGCACTGCGTTCCAGGCGGTGCAAAGCAAGAGGCCCCCGCCTAAGCGGAGGCCTTTTTGATTTCAGGGCCTGGCTCGGATCCTGCGTCGACTCATATCCACAGGAACAGCGCCAGCACCGCCGCGAAGAACCCCCACTTCTGCAGGTAGTACAGCTTGCGGTTGCGCTTCTTCAGCGCCTTGCCGTGCAGGCGGATCCTGTACAGCGAGGCAAAGGCGCGGTTGATGCCGCCGGTCTTGTCGCCCGCGTCGTTCGGCGAGGCGGCGGCGGCCATCACGTTGCGGCTGAACCAGCGGTTGAACGCCGTGGCCCAGCGGTACTTCAGCGGCCGCTCGATGTCGCAGAAGAGGATCACCCGGTCATGCCCGGTGGTGTTCTCGGCATAGTGGATGTA
This Pseudomonas sp. ATCC 13867 DNA region includes the following protein-coding sequences:
- a CDS encoding Fe2+-dependent dioxygenase; this encodes MLLHIPGIFTREEVARIRAALEQAEWADGKATAGYQSARAKHNLQLPLDHPLAREIGEAMLQRLWSNPLFQSAALPNKVFPPLFNCYTGGGSFDFHIDNTVRDTHGGRERVRTDVSSTLFFSDPEDYDGGELVIQDTYGTQQVKLPAGDLVLYPATSLHKVNPVTRGARIASFFWTQSLVREDSQRALLFQMDQSIQALTRDVPDHPALVELTGTYHNLLRRWVDV
- a CDS encoding TonB-dependent receptor, which translates into the protein MSRQSSDLAGNTPRLLASAVGVAITAMSGSHLAHAADSSEKKPSQDVLSLDADTVVGTQQDPTTYNVEKSASKKYTAPLLDTPRSVTVVPQQVIKDTGALTLQDALRTVPGITFGAGEGGNPTGDRPFIRGFDAQSDTYVDGVRDTGAQSREVFNLEQIEVSKGPNSAFGGRGSAGGSLNLISKQAKAGNFTDGSFTYGSDQTRRYTLDTNQEFLDGNAAFRLNLMTHDQNVAGRQAVDASRWGIAPSVTFGLNGPTRVTVSHYHLESDDTPDSGIPYAKSADRSKHNPDKPVNVDRDNYYGLEDRDFSKSRVDTSTITVEHDFNDNLSLRNTTRYGTSHIDYIWTQPDDSQGNINNGSVWRRNNNRVGTTTTATNQTDLFGEFYLAGFKNSFTTGLEFTREDSKRDGYTVDTNTGLNNNKCNPSIIGAPSGYNCTSLENPNPHDPWNGSITRNYKPLNTVGTTKAIYGFDTIDLNEQWQVNLGVRFDSFETTAKNHNASPASKLEDSSNFWNWQAGVVYKPAPNGSIYASYATSATPPGSMLDNGDSSNAVDAFAVKNSLEPEETTNYEIGTKWNFLDERLELTAAIFRTDKDNARILVAPQTYDNAGESRVDGLELSASGKLTDKWKVFAGYSYLDSELVKAGRAGRNGNINASAPSNNGNQMPNTPKNSFSLWTTYDILPNATIGGGTFYVDKVYGDVANTMYVPDYWRYDAMAAYKLTKNVDFQLNVQNVFDKKYFDKAYASHYANQAAGRTVLLSTNFHF
- a CDS encoding sulfite reductase flavoprotein subunit alpha — translated: MKKVWFQLHWLFGISAGLVLALMGLSGAMLSFQDEILRAVNPASLTVEKRAEGTLPMDELIHRVESAEPGKKVAFVWVTLDGDQASRLFYTPKPGQRRGESRYVDPYTAQFLPAPRGEGFFNFVMQLHRFLAAGELGKQVTAASTLILLYLCLSGLYLRWPRKALNWRAWLTFDWAKKGRAFNWDLHAVAGTWCLAFYLLAALSGLYWSYDWYRGGLFKLLDDTPAGQPKGLRGGKRGPAPKGPPPEVDASAVWATIEQTGGAAMTAYNLRLPPVKGQPATVFYLLDDAAHERAFNEMTIDPASGKLLADKRYTDSSFGKQLLTSVYALHVGSYFGLAGRILMMLASLSMPLFFITGWLLYLDRRRKQRAAQAARGELDTRTLVGDAWLVGYASQSGLAEQLAWQSAGQLQAAGLPVRVEPLAKLDRAQLEQTRNALFVVSTFGDGEAPDNARGFERHLLGQSLGLGDLRYAVLALGDRQYEHFCGFARRLQGWLQGQGARALFDGVEVDNGDAAALHDWQRRLAELSGAAPQAAFSAPAFEVWTLAGREHLNPGSQGEPTWLLRLAAPNDSRIDWSAGDLVEIAPRQPAFLVEAWLDRLGLDGGSTIQAEGIATSLKIALAGCLLPGNLEHLVGLHGQAVYDALIKLSVRQYSIASLRSDGALELIVRQEQHADGSLGICSGWLTAYLPEGGNLLLRLRRNRSFHLCEADRPLILIGNGTGLAGLRSLLRASIAEGRRRNWLLFGERNLAHDFYCREELESALARGELQRLDVAFSRDQAEKVYVQDRLRASGEVLAQWLDEGALIYVCGSLQGMAEGVDRALREMLGDAQVEELLETGRYRRDVY